The Brevibacillus choshinensis genome includes the window GCTTGAGGCCTTGAAGCATTAAAGATCTTGGCCGGGAGTGATAACATGAAATCGCAAATCTGCGACAAAAATATAATTGTCTACGCTGAGAAGATTACGACACTACTAATTAACACTTATATAATCATTTCTTATTTATTCTGTACGACGTTGAGCCTCAAGGCGATGTGGGTATTAATACTCTTCGGAATTTTAGGCGTTCTGCAGATAGGACTTCATAAGGATGTTTACACTCGGAAATCCCTGCTGCTGATCAGTATGGAAGCGATATTAATTGTAGTGTTGTACGTATCCGTCGTCATCCAAGTTCCCCAAGTGGTGCTGTTATTTTTACCGCTAATTTTTTGGTGCAGTCGAATCCTTCCGCTAAAATACAGTCTTATTGCTTTAACGGCATTATTTTTCCTTGCCCTCATAGCTGGTCACGTCGCAGGCGTTCCTCTCGATATTTCATTTGTAGTATTAAATCCGACGCTGCTGCTTGCTTATTTTCCGGGATGGATTATCCGTCAGGAGAGAAACAATTCGATTCAGACGCAAAAAATGCTCGATCGAATTCACAAACAACAATCCGAATTGGAAAAAGCCCATATCGAGCTCATCAAATATACGATGGATGCCGAGGAACATGCCGTGATCAAGGAACGAAGCAGAATGGCAGGGGAAATCCATGACACGATCGGGCATTCCTTAACCTCCATTATTCGCGGTCTGGATGCATGCCGCGAGCTGATTCGCAACAAGCCGAATGAAGCCGACTCCTTCTTGTTTGCCATACGGAGCATCGCCAAGGAAGGGCTGGAAGACATCAGGCGTTCCGTTCGATCTGGGCAAGATATGGAGAAATGGTTTTTAGACAAAGATTGGCATTCTATACTCGAACGGTTTGCGCATCAGGTCACCCAGGGGACAGGGATTTCGCTACGTTTTTTGACACCAATTGAAATCCCGATCAACACCAGATATGCTGCCTTTCAGTGCATGAAGGAAGCTGTAACTAACGCCATTCGTCATGGCCACGCAACCGATATTTCGTTTAACCAAAGAGACACTCCTTCGCAATTCATCGTAGAAATTACAAATAATGGTCTGGTGCCCCAACTGCCCCTAACCCATGGTGTTGGTCTATGTCAGATGAGCACCCGTATGCAGAATACAGGCGGTAAA containing:
- a CDS encoding sensor histidine kinase, whose protein sequence is MKSQICDKNIIVYAEKITTLLINTYIIISYLFCTTLSLKAMWVLILFGILGVLQIGLHKDVYTRKSLLLISMEAILIVVLYVSVVIQVPQVVLLFLPLIFWCSRILPLKYSLIALTALFFLALIAGHVAGVPLDISFVVLNPTLLLAYFPGWIIRQERNNSIQTQKMLDRIHKQQSELEKAHIELIKYTMDAEEHAVIKERSRMAGEIHDTIGHSLTSIIRGLDACRELIRNKPNEADSFLFAIRSIAKEGLEDIRRSVRSGQDMEKWFLDKDWHSILERFAHQVTQGTGISLRFLTPIEIPINTRYAAFQCMKEAVTNAIRHGHATDISFNQRDTPSQFIVEITNNGLVPQLPLTHGVGLCQMSTRMQNTGGKVEYTVNNNTFQIALSWPKGVRREVSTG